Within Topomyia yanbarensis strain Yona2022 chromosome 2, ASM3024719v1, whole genome shotgun sequence, the genomic segment tttcgtcaaatatggcgaatatgtattaatgaaatacaatatgtttttatttcactgtattggaatatatgcgctactgtatagaagtactggtatttcgactttaaattttttttggtgaaattcctttaagaatgaaaggtggtttactacgtaaatgcgaaatgCGAAGTGTATGAAGATATTGCAAAGTCATTGTCTTTGCCATTCAACTGATAcgtgaaaattgttttcgtaaaCGAGTTTAAAAAGAAGCTTTTTAACTGCAGCAATATTACTAATTTCCCTGCAGATTATGGAGGAACAAATaagaaattaatttgaaaaGCTTCTCCTGAAAACCTCAACCACTATTGGTTTACCCGACAGCCTGGCCACCTGAATCTACATTTTATTGCAAGAAAAGGCAAAGAAACATGAGAAGACAATTCGATTCACATTTGCGGTAGCCCAACCTTTTGTCGGGACAGGAAATAAACGACGAATTATGACTTTCAAATTGTAAATATTGAATTGGGACCGAAATTGATTTCCTATTCTGAATTCTCCCGCCGGAAAAGGGTGGATGAACCTTCGGTTCGGATGTCCGCCCGCATTCAGACAAATGGACAAGGCGAAAGGAAATGAAAGATTTATTTTTACAGGTTGCTGACTTTTGGTAGCATGCCGTATTTGTAGAGGTACGCATGTTGTTCACCTGCGGCCAGCAAGATTACCTTTATTTTGGTCACTAATGTGAATTTCGGCATCCGTGCCTGCGTCCACCTTCCGTTCTTCTGCACTCAGGGTCGACGATTTCCGTTTTCAATTCGGGCACGTGTAAACAGATAAAGAGAATCATTTAGAAAAGGGTTTCCgagaataaatttttcaaacagTCATTATTGAAAGCTCCCCCCGAGGAGCAATTGGAAACACGCTACGATATTCTACTGCCTTGTTTTGCCACATCCCCAAAAAACATGTTCGCTGAGAAGGATATCTTTATTGTTGAAATCGAATCGGATGTCGATGGGCTTGGCTGATTACGGTACCTTGTAGGCGATTGAAGAATTGGAATCAtccgttttgttgtttttcaattcaattgtcTGCATCCTTAGCAATTGGCTCGTATTTGGGTTTATCAGTATTAATGAAATACTAACTTGTGGAATTAATTTACATTGCCTAGTAGGTATCAAAATGGCATATAAATGTAAATTCAAAAGCTTTTtgaatttacatttatttcatttttttccattctCATATActaaggatatgcaatcactctgaaaaccgactttctaaccgaggcccgaagTGATTGTCCACATTGTCGCTTGTTCAACATTATGAGATAGGGTTACTGCGCCTTAATTCATCTTATCACccctattcatcccacccatttgaacacattagttagagcagtgtctgctatctctattcaacgcattattccaaatggtaggatgaataagggtgcgttgtactcgacttttcgcttcgctctaacgcgagtatttcacttttttcaaggtagattttttattgatctgcttcttaagaccgaagcaaagatgttgacaCCTATTTAAGCGAAATTCAAGAATTGTAAGCCGAGttttcagcgaaatagtgtgacatcgtgactaatgagatgaataagggcacgttaACCCTATACACAATTATACAGCCGGAATCCTTATTGGAATCGAAACCCGGAACATAAAAGTTCGGTCGATACatgttcaaaatttgtacataaattattatttttggttttgtttctgtttattattactattttgtcaacctgtgatttatgatgacggttaTGTATACATCACACGACTTCGCtaatgtttccgacagctcatcagTATTCGAAATTGGAGCGAgactgtcagcacgaagtgcttccacgaaaaggtccttgtcgaagtcctttaGCGGCCGTTTAGCATCTaattgtactgctctggtgtccaccaTGAGGGcgcataacagctacatacgaaaacgccgttgatcctggcgatcacaaagtcttcatgtgtGCTATCCATCTTGCTGCTTGGACAGGTAAACCGCCCATCgcttggattgccgccatccctgcactatccaccacccagttaccgttatcgggaggaacacgatacggctctgcaataattgcaacgttgCACTTCATTTTTGTTGTTGACTGCCATAGCAGTTGCTGTGCATtgtgcaatgtcacaatgattgagattaaacttgctaaaccaaaccaagttttggTTCCAATAATTCTCATAAGCTTAATCCGAATTCCTTTTCTTGCGGAACATCACGCAGGAATAGAGGTTTGCTCAGAAGAGAGAAAATACTTTTTCCCTAATGTTTCTGTACTAAGGAGAAATGTAGCGCAGAACCAGTTTCCAGTTCAAATCCTCAATTACATATACTGGAAATCTTTACAGCTTGAAGTATGCGACCTTTTCTGTCGCACTCCTTGCAAATCTTAGCTCGTATTGGACGATCCATGTGTAAGATCACTATGCCCTCCTGGATGCATCGTTACACCACAACCTGCGTACTTCTGGCAATACATTTGGCATAGTCAACGTTGTTCGCATCGAATGGATACAGTCCGGATGCCTTGAAAGCATTCATTATGATTGACTACAACAATGCCATTGCTTCCTCCAGTAAATATCCAAAGTTAACTATGGTTACAAAATCCGATTCATTTTTCGACTTCCTAATGTTCAGCACTTTGGACTAGCCGTTTTTCAATAGTCTGAATATTCCAACATCCATCGGTTGAAAAATTCGCATAGCGTTTAAAACAggacaataagaaaaaaaatcagtttcgaACAGACATCCGCCGCTTCAAACATAGTATGTGATTTAATCCTTCAAGAAAGTATAAAACAGGAAACTTAACGTTTCTTTCGGCTAAAGTAGGATGAAACACTTTTTGGATATATATGGATCGAGAAAAGGTGGACATCTCGATATTGGGGATTGGCCAACGGACTAGCAAGGTAAAGCAGCGTATACAGGCCACAGTGTTGTCACGAGTCACTGATTTCTCTCAGGCGATGAGTTTTTTGGTGCTTTCGGTGACGGTAAATTTACGAACGGTTAACATCGACACAATCGGTTGGCCGATTCCACGAGATGTTGAGTTAGCAGATCCTGCTTTCGGTGTTTCTCAGAGTATTGACATTGTATTAGGAATCGAGTCATTCTTCGAGTTTTTCCAAACCGGACGCAAGATTCCTTTGGGAGAACGATTACCCTCATTAAATGAATCTGTATTTGGATGGGTTGTGTTGCGGCGGTTCATCTGTGCACGATAAGACATTGAATATTAGCTGCAATGTTTCTACTACGGAAGGCTTAGAAGAACTGGCTCGATTTTGGACCTGCGAAGATATGGGATCAACCAAGAACAATTCACCGGAAGAAGCACGCTGTGAAGAGCGTTCGATTCAGCGTGGGGAAAGCGGCCGCTACACTGTATCATTGCCAAAGGATGAGGACAAACTAAAACAATTGGGCGATTCTAAGGGGATCGCATTCCGACGTCTCCAAGGTACGGATCGAAGATTGGAAAGGGATGCTGCATTACGGGAGCAGTACAAGGCCTTCATGACCGAATATGTGCGATTGGGTCATATGCGGAGAGTCAATGCTACCATTCGCAATACGGATAAATGGTGTTATTTATCACATCATCCGGTGGTTAAAGAGGCAAGTACCGCCACCAAGGTTAGGGTAGTATTCGACGCCTCCTGCAAAACGGCCTCAGGAGTGTCGTTGAACGATGCATTGCTGGTAGGGCCAGTAATACAAGAGGACTTGAGGTCGATTATTCTCCGTTGCCGAACAAGGCAGATAATGCTGGTTGCTGATGTCGAGAAAATTTTTCGTCAAATTAATGTGAACTCCGACGAACGacatcttcaatcgattctatGGCGCTCATCACCAAGGGATGAGGCAGTTACCTATGAGCTGAACACCGTTACTTACGGAACCAAGCCTGCTCCATTTTTGGCCACAAGGACACTGAAACAGCTAGCGATGGATGAGGAGCAACGATATCCGCTCGCTGCCAAGGCAATTACGGAAGACACATACATGGATGATGTACTCACGGGTTCTGATGATGCAGCGGAGACGATGAGGATGCAATTGGACAAGCTGATGGTTATTGGGGGATTCCAGCTCAGGAAGTGGGCATCCAATTGTGTCGAGGTTTTACGTGGAATTCCCGAGGAAAATCTGGCGATCAGGGGttcagaaatcgaattagaTCCAAACCCATCGATTAAGACACTAGGATTAGTGTGGCAGCCTAAAACAGACGTGTTCAAATTTCAATTCAGCATACCTTCGATTGATGATAATCTGCTTATTACCAGGAGGCAACTTTTGTCGATCATTGCGACTCTGTTTGATCCTCTGGGTCTGGTAGACGCGACCATTGCAATGGCCAAGCTTTTCATGCAGCAATCTTGGACGTTGCGTGACGAACACGATCAGAGATTTGGCTAGGACCAGCCGTTACCTTCGATGATGGGTGAGACGTGGCGGAAGTACCATCAGCAGCTTCATCTACTTAATCAAATACACGTGGATCGCTGTGTAATCATCCCGAGAGCAGTCGTGATGGAATTCCATTGCTTCTCAGACGCGTCACTGAAGGCCTACGGTGCGAGCCTATATGTTCGAAGCATCGATACAGGAAGAAGGGTGAATGTTCAATTCATCACATCGAAGTCGAAGGTGGCTCCGGTTAAATGTATGACGATCCCGAGGTTGGAGCTTTGCGGAGCGGTCTTAGCCGGTCAACTATTCCAAAAAGTGCAACAGGCAACTCGCTCGTGTGTCAGAAAGGGAGGAGCTCATAAGAGTTGGCGGACTGTTAATACATTCAAATGAATCAGAAGATGCCAAACATCCCATAGTGCTCCCAGCTCGATATCGCTTGACATGCATGATTCTTCAGCACTACCACGAACGTTGGCTTCACGCAGGGCCACAATTGTTGCTGAGTGTGGTCAGACTTCGCTACTGGCCGTTAGGAGGACGCAATGTAACCAGAGAAATAGTTCATCGTTGTTGCTTTCGCTCGAAGCCCACTCCGTTGCAATAATTTATGGGAGATCTTCCAGCAGCGCGAGTGACTATTTCTCGTCCTTTCTCAAGGTCGGGAGTGGACTATTTCGGACCTATCTATGTTCGTCCGGCACCACGACGCGCTGCAGTAAAAGCGTACGCGGCAATTTTCGTGTGCCTTTGTCGGTTTGTTGCCCGTCGAGGAAAACCAACCAATATTTATGCCAACAATGGCACTAACTTCGTTGGAGCTCGGAACAAACTGCGAGAAGTGCTGCGTTTGTTGCAGGATAAACAGCATCAGGAGACGGTATCCATAAAGTGTGCAGAAGAGGGCATTCGCTGGCAGTTTAGTCCTCCGAGTGCACCTCATTTCGGAGGCTTGTGGGAGGCAGCTGTGAGATCGGCCAAACATCACCAACGGCGCGTGATTGGGGACAGCGTCGTGTCACCCGAAGATATGAATACGCTACTTGTGCAAGTGGAAGGATGTTTAAATTCGCGACCACTTATTTCTACATCAGATGACCCGAACGATCTTGAACCGCTAACTCCTGCGCATTTTTTAGTGGGATCGTCATTGCAGTCACTTCCAGAACAACATTTGCAAGCAGTTATGCAAAGGATGCTCCAGGATTTTCGGAGGAGATGGCAGAGGGAGTACTTGTGTCAGTTGTAGGGTCAAACGAAGCGCTGGCGACCACAAATAGAAATTGAAATCGGTAAGTTTGTCATCAGTTCCGAAGAAAACCTACCTCCAACTCGCTGGAAAATGGGTAGAATACATGAGTTACATCCAGGACCAGACGGTATTGTTAGAGTGGTCACTCTTAAGACCGCTTCTGGAACATTGAAGCGTCCGGTTGAGAAGCTGTGTTTGCTGCCTACACCAGAATTCAACGTACAACCTAGTAGCGGCCAGCAGCAGTAGCCTTGCCTATCCCATCCTAGTTGAGAGGAGTTTCTTTTCTTTATTTCAGAAATAGCGAATATTTCAGGGTGGGTGAGGATGCCTGCGACCGGTCTTCAACTACATCCCTGGTGCAGACAGTTTAAAAACAGTGCATTGTTCTGCTATAGGATCGCCTTACCCGTCTAGACAGTCAAAACGATACGGCATCGATCGTCCGGTGCCCTTGATAAAGAACGAGCCAGTGATGAGAAGCGGTGATGTCATCAATAATCTGTCGGACTCTCCGAGAGATTAGCAAGGGAAGGAGAATTCTGCTGATTACACTACCACATGCTGCCGCTTCGATCCCGAACGGACTGATAAAGATCGGTCTTGCGATGCTGTTAGTTAGTGCAATACAAAGTTTCTCGTATCCATCCATCCTGCATCAGAACATCCGAGGCCCCAATGACCAGGAAAACATTGCATAGTATCTTTTCTAAGTCTCTTGTGTGGTAGAATAAGATCCGCTAaaacaatttaatttcgactattttcctgaaaaagtttaataaaattcagctGTATCCTTCTAGACAATTTGGTTTTATTCGTGAAATGATATTGTCTGCCAATATGCAATATACACAACATTTCGAGCGTTATTTCTCGTTGCGATACAactattttgctgatcaaagttactccgaaaacatcgaatgaaaatttataacaaaattattttgtttttacagtaaaacgaaataaaataccCGAGAATTTAAATGTTTTCTATCACCCACAGAACTTAatttaaaaatgtttcttcTACTTAAATTGAAGAtagatatttgaaaaattttagaagACATTATCAATGTTCCCCCCATTTTACGGTACCGTAGTGCTTTCAGCATGATATCGTGTGAtttaatcatttcgaatctgCTTCAAAATGGCATGGAGCATTTTGTCAGTGACAGtttggttttatttttattcgaaatgaATAATTCAAATGTTTTACTTACCATTTCACAGTTGGAAGCTAACTAACAAcaaaccagcaccaaattggcactatctaactagcattaagttgatGTTAGTTACTAACAAGGATAATCCGATGCACTAAAAACCATACTTGATGTTGTATCTTGTGTTCTTATGCACACAAatttggtcttgtccaaaaatTTTCACATTTGGTAATTTTGCGTAGTACTAGGCGTTTGGTTCTTATACCCtcattcctcgtcggcaaacagaacttttgtgcttactatcgagacatcactcgataTAAGACAGTTGTTTAGCGTTCATGCAAGACGTGGCTTTTTGGATTTCAGTGTCTAACTAGCGCTTTTTTAGTGCGGCATTATGTTAGTGAAGTATCACTAATGAACAAACAAATACCAGCCTACATGATATGTTCTCGGAATATTACATTTGAATTGAAATAACAAAAACAGTTTACAAACCTCGATTAATTGATGATAATTGATTAATTGATCTTGTACGGCGTCGATCGAGCTTTGATATCATGAACCTTTGGTAGTTGTGATTGTGATGCTTTCTGTTTTTCAGTTTTGGTTCCATGTTTTCCGTCGGCGGAACAAAGTTAAGGTACTCGTATTGAAACATATCTGCAACATTAAAAAAACAGTTATCGGATAAAAATATATGCTCAAGCGACATTTTAAAAAACTTGTCACTCAAATTAAGGCAGATAACGTATGTATAACAGATATTATACTCTCAAGCCAATTCTATGATAGTAATTATTATTAATAAGCCAATCGATTCATATCTAATGATGCTGACACTTAATTTGATACTATTATTATCACTATATTATAATCAGTATTATTAACACTATAATATTGTAATTAGTTTTTACAAACTAGGCTTTCACTTTGTCTTTAAAACTTCACTGAATAAAatacaggtaaacttcgatataacgtacaattcgattgaaaaaatatacgttatatcgaagcatgcacAATGCTCATAGAATTGTtgttcatggtactttattttgaacaattttgagAACGAGTAACTAATTTAGAAAATCTAACCTAATGTTTCAAAGTAATTCGtatgaacattccaactcgaaaatatttcagttatttcagttcaAATTACTATATATTAAAGCCCGCCGCCTCATCtaccctcactacgccctattgctaaactacctacgcccatgaaattgagccaaggcttttgaataattcatccaaacataccaatatggtaaatctaaaatatattattttattttggtatgctatatgaaatatcctAGGTaaacccgcagtgttggcaacaaaaatcatttttggcatttaattcgatctatcgaagtTTGAACAGCTACaacttgttttagagacattctaataCCATAtattcttcggcaaagttgttcagcatatcctggactacacttctatttaTTTGTTAGCATATTGCAGGAAGAATTGTGgtctgtagaattgaaaatgcaaaaagtaggttttcccatactaatttccatacaagtTTCCTGGGCACCACACAGATTATGGCCAGAATAATTAGATGTATCAAATTTAACGTCACTATTGTACGATCTCCACAAGCTAGCAACTAAAACATTTTAATACTTTAACATTAGAATTAGGTGTAATCTGTGCAATATCTACTGaagacaaataaataaataaatagatatatGGATTTTCCAGCGTATGCATTATGTattattaaccctagaacgttgcactggggtacaaatgtacctcaagccatctttggagccgtgtgaagatgAGAATTCGGGATTTAGCGACATGGGACCCttaccataattcaatttagagttcataGTAAGAATAGGAGAAGGTGGTAAAGCCAGTTTGCTTttggccttcgtggaagcaggacacgttggcgtggggtacatttgtaccccagtgtacggttgccgttagtgtttcgttctGTCAGTGTAAATGTAACTCGTGACAAtatcagtttaaatactggttgttttactacgtaaattacaattagtattatgaaatcgtttttaatcatttattcaattaatttaatttaattctgCAGTAGAAAACAAATTTCGTTCTCATTTACGCTGATTTCTACTTTTTTATTTGCTATTTATATAGCTTTTCAAAATAGTGGCTTGCAAGTATAATTTTCgaacagtaactgctgtaacagtaacattgcgtattaccaatgtattaccggtcagaatttttttattttcctttttaaTTTTCACTCCATTTCGCGGTatttcccaaattttcaagtttcactcttccaaataattgaacttttttatatctttaaatttttaccgtttctagaccattctttcaatttttaaaatcatttatttttatttaaatcattttttcaaatcggttgaaaatttgcaaaattataataatttttgtgaaaaaagtcaaagccgcgatttttaacttttttgttgTTCAATCCAATTTACATaccattgattcaataaattccgaatTTTCACCTACCCAAATGCGATCAAATGCAtggggtacgtttgtaccccagtgcaacgttcaaAGGTAAAAAGTAAgtgtaacgttctagggttTTTTGATctgaaaagtgtttttttctaaAGTGGCGTGTATGATAACTTAAGGATGGCTTaaacgatttaaaaaatttaaatcgcattaaatttttaatagaatGACTTTgataaaacacaaaaaaaaattattttgctcaaatttgttttgccaaacaaacaaaatattgcATAATTTCAAGTATTTTTTGAGGAAATCATTTTTTAAAGATAAACGTCATTTTATAGAGAGTTTATTAACCCATTCACGCGAACTCttttctagtgcatatagggatcccaaaactatttttttcttaaaaacggTGGGGTAATGAAACACGGAAAACTATGTTTCATAAAGGTTTCAATACTCcgagaatatttacaatagcccAACTGCGTGGCAAATGTAGTCGAAAACAGTATTAATTGATAAGGATCATAAGTTTTTAATAATAGTGCAAAACGACGAAAACATATCAAAAGCTTATTTGTACTCGTCAACGAAAACTactcctggcagcactgcttcatcgaAATCCAATCGGACTAACTGTATAACATCAGTTTTAGAGCTAATACTTATAACTATTagttctcaaatgaaaagtgatACTCgtcaattttacatatttagtgtacattgcacgaatgcaCAGAGTTTTCGAAcctcgttttcgtgctcaaaattaatagcgccTGAATcgttaactttagaagtatagtttgtgtggaaaaagttgtttgcggtatcgAAACGGTCGTCAAACggagggataacaaaattctcacaagtttcctatctcatgcctccacgcgagtctaagtctattgatgacatttggtccttagactgggtgctatcagccttctgccgatagtagcagaatgagagggtgcgaacagatctagtcgagaaaacattgccgtaaaaatgaatagttgatcggaaattagccccaatacgaataatctgactagtatctatgatcacgggtcaatacgtattgaaaattcgccgcgtctgtttttatgaacctaatttcaagctccgttattgctaacaagcccgtgcatcaggttaacaatcctttatatttcccttcagtgttcgttattatcgctcgtataccgtaaaccggagtgactttgatcatcggggtggctttgatcatcggggtgactttgatcacgcgaaacttttttcgtagatcgcttattaaaccagaatagtctaccgaatcattttaatttgaaatgatttatactctaaacttataaaatactgatttgttatactttttgagtatattgttcggttgttgggcacaaaaactacaaaaaaccgaaatttgactttaccttatttttacgaagcttcgtaaagtgtctattttttataaaacaaataaatctcagatttaagcaagagtaataatttacaagcgaatttttattttcctttagagtgggatttgccaaatttacttttaagagtttgttaattttaaatacaattttttgtgaaactagttggcaattattttaggttattttacgctaaaattcgcaacatttttttatttttcaatataccAACGTGTTAGAATGGATGGAACATTTTGTAACTCGATAAAgcaatgaaataaaacaattttagcagatttaaaggttttcagtATCTTTTATTCTTGTTGGACACCAATTAtacaattttggttactcgaattttacagtacattgaaatactttgtataataccaattaacatctatttaactatgagtatctttccagaattagtttaagcaaacatttgaatgaaaaacactgacatcaataacttaatgtgggtgaacatgcaagttatcaaagtcaccccgaaatACGAAagcggacttcaacttgaaatcatttttggaaaaatagctgtaagcggacaattttaggtaaaaccatccaatcttgttctccatacatcagtacatgttttaaaaatattaaacttgaaaaaaatgagttgcgtctaaaaatatgtaatgattacttcgaaaagtgatcaatgtcatcccggtttacggtacttgtattccacaaacaatctgatatgtttatgtttattaccttcaccaacaggccccttgaccccaatggtggtttcttaaactaattacattttaaaattgccaacattttcgcttttatcgcattccgcgtccggttgaagtcaaaggccgtcgccacactgttaaaaattcccTGGAGtacggtaacagcgctctggcaaccatagttggttctcctgaacggaactcgcagaagagagttattacgtagagctcgaatgcgggcttgaagatccagacgtccgaggattgtagggcaatccactctggcagagagtaagtccgagacgaacagggctcgagagcagtccctccgaatgctgagtatatcgaggtgtataagctggcaatggttttcatagctcggcagctgaaatctgtctcgccatgggagatgacgaagggcgaagcgtatgaacctgcgttggacagcctcgattctgtcaatcccgttctggtagcacggattccaaacagctgaacaatattctaacgttgagcggaccaacgcgcagtaaagcgatttaagacaatatacgtccctgaagtttttcgctattcggaagataaacccaagctgtcgtgatgccttatccacgatgtatgacgtatgtggtttgaatgttaatgccgaatccatgatgcctccgagatctttgatgtcagagtgtcttggaatgctcgagccgaagaaatggtagttaaactgagtcggttggcgtttccgcgtgaacgtaacgattgagcacgttatggaaaataagaaatattttccttgatttataacgtctcgcgctatttttgcctgtataatgtgtcactCTAGCCTGTATgtgtcactcggtagttttcaagccaataaatatatcctagagaagaagtagcgaattctgtccaaatactgttgcaataaatagtgatccggcccattacgcagataagattagcttttctaggcaatactcccacggtcggccgagtggagttcaaattgcttttgtttagggaacatagtatactctcggtagccggctgcccagagtttaaaaagatccaaaaactaaacaagatctctttttcgagtgatcgtgcactcgaagactaactaaacaactacctaataaaatatgctttacaggtcgcatcgcttgcttggagcgaatcctagacctgatacccttccaaactaccaactccgcgacacctatggaagagtctgatgaatcgtcgtccttccgttaagtaggtggagcatcaacacttcctgtctaccttatcctttatccttccccgtgaacgatggagatgagggcggccggcaatgatggctatcatgctgttgaggttttaatataggtcggattggtatgaattcctacttaccatttcctaagcaactcttattagataatcagcagtcaaa encodes:
- the LOC131679852 gene encoding uncharacterized protein LOC131679852 encodes the protein MNLYLDGLCCGGSSVHDKTLNISCNVSTTEGLEELARFWTCEDMGSTKNNSPEEARCEERSIQRGESGRYTVSLPKDEDKLKQLGDSKGIAFRRLQGTDRRLERDAALREQYKAFMTEYVRLGHMRRVNATIRNTDKWCYLSHHPVVKEASTATKVRVVFDASCKTASGVSLNDALLVGPVIQEDLRSIILRCRTRQIMLVADVEKIFRQINVNSDERHLQSILWRSSPRDEAVTYELNTVTYGTKPAPFLATRTLKQLAMDEEQRYPLAAKAITEDTYMDDVLTGSDDAAETMRMQLDKLMVIGGFQLRKWASNCVEVLRGIPEENLAIRGSEIELDPNPSIKTLGLVWQPKTDVFKFQFSIPSIDDNLLITRRQLLSIIATLFDPLGLVDATIAMAKLFMQQSWTLRDEHDQRFG
- the LOC131679853 gene encoding uncharacterized protein LOC131679853; its protein translation is MGETWRKYHQQLHLLNQIHVDRCVIIPRAVVMEFHCFSDASLKAYGASLYVRSIDTGRRVNVQFITSKSKVAPVKCMTIPRSGVDYFGPIYVRPAPRRAAVKAYAAIFVCLCRFVARRGKPTNIYANNGTNFVGARNKLREVLRLLQDKQHQETVSIKCAEEGIRWQFSPPSAPHFGGLWEAAVRSAKHHQRRVIGDSVVSPEDMNTLLVQVEGCLNSRPLISTSDDPNDLEPLTPAHFLVGSSLQSLPEQHLQAVMQRMLQDFRRRWQREYLCQL